caaacagcagTACGTGAAGCAGCACTGATTTATTCATGCTTAATTAACACTTTGAGCCAAAGTTTGACCGTCAACATCTCAAACCATCATGATATCGTCGGATGTCGAGCCGGGCCAAGGGGTAAATATTCCCATTTGTGTACTTTAACCCCGTAATGAGGCTTTTAATGTGTAGGGCGAGGGCCCTACACATTAAAAGTCCCCCTCAACATAAACAGTGGACTGGTAGCCGTCAATGGTATATATAACTCAGCTAAACTTAACTCAAGTATTTCTTATCCGTAGTATGTCCATAGTACTGCTTTTCCGGATAGTTTATCCGTAGTATCTCCTCGTACTTTCGTAGTAACCCCATAGTATACCATTGTATCGCCATAGTTTCTCCATAATATATCCATGGTTTATCCGTTGTATGTACTTGTTTATCCATATTATCACTGTAGTATTTCACCATAGTGTTTAGTTTTACATGACCTAAAAATACCGGTCAAGCAGAACCTTTTTACGCAACAAGAGATCGCGTCGAACGCTCAACCTGTATGACGTCACTATTGCGTTTCTAGGTTTGAGTTTGAGTGACGCACACTGTTGCATGGGAATGCGTTTTAAAGTGTTCAGGATACTGTCATTAACTTCCTCCATTGATTGGTGCGCACTGCGCAGGAGAAGAGCGCCCGCCCCCTCTCGCTGTCTGGTCACGTGGGGTTCGACGGTCTCCCCCATCAGCTGGTCAACAAGTCAACATGCCAGGGGTTCTGCTTCAACATCCTCTGCATcggtgaggacccccccccccccccccagtttgtgtgtgtgtgtgtgtgtgtgtgtgtgtgtgtgtgtgtgtgtgtgtgtgtgtgtgtgtgtgtgtgtgtgtgtgtgtgtgtgtgtgtgtggtcattatGTCATTAATTGCATATagttctccctgtgtgtgtgtgtgtgtttttgtttgtgtgtgtcggaaAATATCTTGTATGTACATATGTGTCTATGctcattatgttatttattaaatatagaTTCTCCTGTGTGTGTCGGAAAAgttctctgtgtgtgattgctCATTATGTCATTCATTTGATAtagctccctgtgtgtgtgtccatgggcATTATGTCATTTATTAAATATAGATTCTCCagtatttgtatgcatgtgtgtccaaGGATATTATGTTGATAATGTGATTTaacgtcctgtgtgtgtgtgtgtgtgtgtgtgtgtgtgtgtgtgtgtgtgtgtgtgctgattaTGTTATTAATTTGATATTGttatcccagtgtgtgtgtgtgtgtgtttacgtatgCGTCCATTGTCATTCATTTGATATAGatcatttttttgtgtttgtccaTGGTTATTATGTAATTAATTTGATTTAGATTTTCCtatcatctttgtgtgtgtccctggttAATATGTCAATCATGTGATAaacattgtttgtgtgcgtgtctctcccTGCGagtgtgagttagtgtgtgtgtgcatgcttttaACCTTTATCATACTTTTTCAGTGGCTCTTCCGTTTAGCAGTGTGTGTCAaacaacattattattattattattattattattattattattattattattattattattattattatcctgttACCTGTCCTCCAAGTGCCTTGTGGCACATAGGACCTTTACAGAACCTTTCACTTTCTCTCGGTCTACTGCTGCAGCTCATCCCGTGAGCCCCAGCCACCATCTCTCCTCTTTTTCTCCACAGTCCTTCTCCACGTTGTCTTCCTTTCCCTTCCGGTGCCACATTGCAATCACTTTCTCTAGTCTGCCTCAAGATATGGCCGATCATCTTCCATCTTCTGATCTTGACTTCCTCActcagggtgcactcacactaggccatctggccatggccgttggccgttttcacacctaaccatgctcaactggccccattgttctctggcctgcattcACACTAGGCCACCTGGCCGTGCCCGTTGGctgtcgcaactgtggcctggccacggtaggctcttgtacatacgtcatctcGTCGTAACGCGTCATCAACAAGCGTCcactgcatggaccataataaagtctgccgccagtcagagttttaacaacaatggacaacacagagaacacagttcgcactttgacagacactcgacttctctatggaaccaacgtgaaccaacagttgaaccgcttgacacCATGTTTACCGTtgaatgggaaagaaggcttgtcgcctttattatgcccatggtcgtcgcatggactatacgtaatccagctcaggttgcgtagccgtgcgtgtgcgcatgtcagctcattagcatctgtaccgtggaggcccgtaccgtagcagcacacctctcccaagtggcagtggcagatttgagcacggttaggtgtgaaaacggccacggccacggccagatggcctagtgtgagtgcaccctcagtGGCTTCATctctatggggtcagaacagtctcattaataatgaatgcacggagaaggattcacaaatgttttttgtgatttatatctaacaaataagtttcacaaacacatttcttatccacacacaaatgtgccttgttttaaataaatgtactataaatccataaatatattaattaaaaaatatttgcaaatttcatgaaaaatgtatttggatatagttacatttatatacaaactgttaaacttcaattaacaagacgcttttcatttgtgaactcttatgcatttgtgtgtggactGTATTTTTATGTGGATTTTGAGACTCTcgtgacgtcgctagattcacaaatgcatttttttcaacaaggaactctctgtagccaatcagatgcctccctcgttttcagccaatcacatgaatgcagttccgacctctgagtccagcctccgagcctcccggttccctctgtcaaatgtctattggaaataacatgggttttttgaatgatcgtacataacaatctctaggtggcgaaAAAATAATGCTGCGTCACGTttagctacacactttttccatctagtttcgattgggttttgggattgtcggtgccgttgaGTAGTAaactagcctggttctaccagactctcgtacttcacttcatttcatttcatttgtacagagagtctggacctaatcaattgacaaacgttaactcacttgaaggcgggtgtctgttgaagtttaaaatgattggatctgcccagtgccactctggatctgccataaccaatcgctaacgtttggttgtgacgtatgtcatgcacCGGGAATCACGcacaggttgtacacaaaccaaacaccttgcgcgtctgcacgaaaatgtccgtcaacgacagctgcaggttttgttcgtcgaatttaatttatcagggaaaaattgcacattgtaaatcaactaccgacctacaacaacaactcaaactggcgtacgactttatcgtcattgttctcagacacgccctctgctcgctgattgggggccgctgtggcggcaccagaaaaccaaattacacaCAGCAGGTcgagacctagtactgaagggaaattcaaattgagcggaagtacttaggcgggcggagccaggctagtagtaaacggcaccgacaatgtAAAAACCAagtcactgcagtcatgtgattggctgaaaacgagggaggcgtCTGATTGGCTACAAAATCcacagaccagttcacacacaaatgcaagttcacaaatgaaaagcgtcttgtaaattcaagtttaacagtttgtatataaatgtaacaacatccaaatacatttagctgaaaattgcaaatatcttttttattcatatatttatggatttatataacatttatttaaaacaaggtacatttgtgtgtggatccgAAATGTggttgtgaaacttatttttgtttattgatacattttacatttatacttaCCGATATCCATTGGGGGGGgattgaaatgtatttctgagaagagagaaatttatatataaatcacaaaatacatttgtgaatccttctccgtgcattcattattaatgaggctgttctgaccccatacatCTCAGCTCTCTTAAGCAGGTCCTCAGTCCTGAGGACACAGAGAATTCTGCGCAGGCACTtgttatgaatacatcaactaATTTGTCATCCCcttgttcattattattatccatgATGCATCATCTCAAGAAACCAAAGTGCTCCAACAGCTCCACCTCAAaccaataataattattataaatataatatatatataataatcataatgtTATTATGTATAATTATGattactatatatattatattacacactatctctctttctctctctctccctccttctctccctccctcccccctccgcccagGAGAGACGGGCATCGGTAAATCCACCCTGATGAACACGCTCTTCAACACTAACTTCGAGAGTGCCGAGTCGTCCCATTTCGAGCCCAAGGTGAAGCTCTCGGCCAAGACGTACGACCTCCAAGAAGGCAACGTGAGGCTGAAGCTCACCATCGTCAACACCGTGGGATTCGGCGACCAGATGAACAAGCAGCAAAGGTGGGTGATTGGGCTGCTCGATTACGGAAAAAATTGATATAAAACAAGAGAATCCTTTATTAGTCCCACAGTGGGGAAATTTGTAGGGCAGGATTATTTTGGTCCAggttgaaatcacgattatttaatTGATTcgttttgagtttgaaaacatgatgcatttctctccaaaaaaaacactttgtaactgacaACTTTGAAATATCCCCtaaaagaaaatacacaaaatattcAAATCGAAAATAATGTGCAAATATGTATCCAGCCGTTCAAAGCCCTAATGGGTGACCATGACGACGGCAGCGACCGGGGGTGGTGCTTAAAGGGCCGGCGGTTTTGGGGTTGGAGTTTGAATACCGTGAAGTTGAAGGGCCGGCGCACCACCTTTTTCAGTTGGAGTTTGTGTTTGTAATTGTTAATTGTTAATTAATTGTTTTGGTAAAAGATGAACAAGCAGCAGAGGTGGTTCATGAGGCTGCtcattatggaaaaaaaaatcataatcacgattattttggtcaatgttGAAATCACGGTTATCAAACGatcatttttgagtttgaaaacgtgATGTGTTCATTCAGCATTTTTCTCCAAAAAAAACACGGAACTGACTCCTCCCtcagtgtgtgaatgggtgaatctgTGCGGGAATGGGTGAATGTCTGTATATCCCATCGCTTTGGGTAAAATTGTGTGTCGTACTTAGTTGTACTACTTAGTTGTGTATCGTCGGaccctagctatctctgttgtgtacggggaatgggttaacctagtgatggttagtgtttggcacttggttctatgaacatccttactgtaccaacattcatatattgttgtttctctttctcctgacaaatgtacttattgtaagtcgctcaGGATAAAATaatctgctaaacgccctgaatgtaaatgtaatgggttaatgtgtgcgtgaatgggtgaatgtgaatgtttgtgtgaataGGTGATTGTGTTTaggaatatgtgtgtttgtgtgtgtgtgtgtgtgtttgaatgtgtgtatgaaccgttTACcattcgctttggataaaatctgCTGCTGAATGCCCTGACTGTAAAAGTAAATGTAAtagtcgctttgggtaaaagcatctgctaaatgaacCTAAATGTAATGTCAACTATGGGAGAATCTTTGTgattgggtgaatgtgtgtgtgaatgggtgaatgtgtgtgtgaatgggtgaatatgtgtgtgtgttaaccgtTGTATCTCGCTTCGGGTAAAGCGTGTGCTAAATTAACCTAAATTTAAGGAAAACCctgcgtgcatttgtgcgtttgtgtgcgctcAGCTACCAGCACATCGTGGACTACATCGACACGCAGTTCGAGTCTTacctgcaggaggagctgaagatAAAGCGCTCGCTGCACAACTACCACGATTCCCGCATCCACGCCTGCCTGTACTTCATAGCCCCGTCCGGCCACTCCCTGAAGTCCCTGGACCTAGTCACCATGAAGAAGCTGGACAGCAAGGTCGGCCATTTGAGAGAGGGCGCACTGGACCGCAGGGTCTGACATTTTAGAAGAGAAGCTGGACCGCAAGTTTGAACGTTTTAGAGGAGAAACTGGATGGCAAAGTCTGCcattttttgtgtctgtttgtgtgtctgtgtggcccactacaaacactcactctctcactcactcatgcacacacatacgcacacgcagacacagtccctctctcacgcactcactcattcacacacagtcacacagtcacacacacacacacacacacacacacacacacacacacacacacacacacacacacacacacacacacacacacacacacacacacacatttgacagagctaacacacacacacatttgacagagctaacacacacacacacacacagctcctatAGCACAAGCATTACGGTAGCAGCCTGTACTTGAGGAGAGGTGCATGCCGCTCTTTGAAGAACATATCTGAGGGGGTTATCATTAAGCCCAGGGTTGCGTTCTCAACTGAAACGGTTGCCTTGGTAATAACGTGTGCTGACAGAGGCAGGACCGAGCAGGATTTGACATCGCTGAGTCAGCGACAGGTATGTCAGCGCTAGGGCAGGCTGTTTGGTAGTgtgaaggggtgagaggggtgagaggggtgagaggtCGATCGATGATGTCACCGGTTTTGGGCTGGGATTTTTTTGTCCCTTTTTTGAGTAATTAAAATAAGACACGAGATAAAGAATAAATGTTAtaaaattaatatatatatttaaaaaaaaattattcctTTCCGATATttcattaaatatatatttattaatttaaaataaaatatatgtatattattattattattattaataataataatacatttttaacCTTTATTCAAACATGGAAGAATTCTCCCCGTGTCTTGTGGGGAATGTCCCTCTGCAGGTGAACATCATCCCTGTCATCGCCAAGGCGGACACCATCTCCAAGAGCGAGCTGCACAAGTTCAAGCTGAAGATCATGAGTGAGCTGGTCAGCAACGGCGTCCAGATCTACCAGTTCCCCACTGACGACGAGACCGTGTCCAGCATCAACTCCGCCATGAACGTGAGTACAGGTTGTTGCTCCGAAAACGTGTCGTTTCCACCGTTTAGGCAGaagttgttgtttgtttatgtctgCCTGGCCATGCGGTCTCTTGTTTGTTCATAGTGAATGAATAAGACACAGTCAAATGTCCAATacttgaatgtgtgtatgaatgtgtttatgaataGGTGAATATGTGTttatgaacgggtgaatgtgtgtatgcatgagtgaaTGGGCGTATAAAGGGGTGAACGTGTGTATGAAATGGTGAACGTGTGTGATCTGTTGTAAGTCCCCTTTCGGTATAACAAAtgtaaactagaactgcaagcagttatgcaggggtccaagaagtgtgcatttcgccggcacaatgcgacaagaaatgtgcatttcgccggcacaacgcgaagcaagtattcaaaacgttaccgtgaacaacatgtggatataaaggttttgactgtgggagcttcggtgtgggagttatagcctaaaacgcgttttcagaacattccattggccaaataggagatagacaatgtcgtcgttttttggcgccgccctgttggcgaaattttcccaagacaattttcctttgccaaaaactcccgtccacattaataattcttggccatattttctatatagattcgggtttgccccttgatggtttcccttgagtttgaagaacattcctttggccaattagaagatatacaatttcctcgtttattgcgccccctaatggcgaaatattccgaattctttattgaacgccattaagggtagcaccaacatgtgtctaaaatttggacttgatccgatgtctaattttggtattttctgaatttttgcgtatcgacgtaaaacgtagctaaaaacaaatattcaaaacgctaccgtttcgtagtcgaaggtcggatcaaaaagtgtttgagtttttcttttcgagttcgtctgacgatgtcgtgtgcaaagtttggtgtcgattggtcaagaaatgtgggaggagtagggaaaaaacagttttgcggttttcgcgattttgcgaaaaaaaattctagacgcaaatgggcgtggcctatgccaaaagatgcagcagactccagtggatatgtgcgtacaagtttttgactgtgggaggttcggtgtgggagttatagccccaaacgcgtattccttggtatagcgccacctagtggccggcgtgtccggattttgtcgtctgcatagtccgaagagacctggatctagtcatgcaattggcgtgtcgtcaccatttacggtttgggctgtgggcacacttttagggaggtaagtataacaagaagtgtgcatttcgccggcacaacgcgaagcatgtgttcaaaacaaatgggcACGGCGtgtgccaaaagttgcagctgactccagtgaatctgtggatataaaggttttgactgtgggaggttcggtgtgggagttatagcccaaaacgcgttttcagaacattccattggcaaaTTAGGAGAcatacaatgtcgtcgttttttggcgccgccttgtggcgaaattttccaaagacaattttccttttccaaataactcccgcccacattaataattcttggccatattttctatatagactcgggattgccccttgatggttaccctcgggtttgaagaacattccccaggccaattagaagatatacaatttcctcgtttattgcgcccccttatggcgaaatattccgattattttattgaacgccaGTAGGGGTATCATCGACATGTgtcaaaaatttggacttgatccgatgtctaattttggtattttttttgatttttgattttccacgtctaatttagctaataaaccaatattcaaaacgctaccgtttcgttgtcaaaggtcgcatcaaaaaagtgttcgagttttatttttttgtgtgcgtctgacgatgtcgtgtgcaaagtttggtgttgatcgggcgagaaacgtgggaggagtagggaaaaaacagttttgcggttttcgcgattttgcgaaaaaaaattctagacgcaaatgggcgtggcctatgccaaaagatgcagcagactccagtgcatctgtgtgtacaagtttttggactgtgggaggttcggtgtgggagctatagccccaaacgcgtttccccttggtatagcgccacctagggaccggcatgtcctgatttggttatctgagtagcggtgccggacctggatctagtcatgtaattggcgcgtgtgcaccatttacggtttgggctgtggacacactttcaaggcgggaagaataaaaagaaaaatccttacaaaaacaatagggatccaacctgttggcttggacccctaaaaactagaactgcaagcagttatgcaggggtccaagaagtgtgcatttcgccggcacaacgcgacaagaaatgcgcgtttcgccggcacaacgcgaagcatgtgttcaaaacgctaccctgaacctgtggatacaaaggatttgactgcggtaggagtagcgagaagtcagtgtagcgttttcgcgggtacattttgtagaagatatacaatttccttgtttatggcgccccctaatggcgaaattttccgaattttttatcgtacgacattaaggttagcaccaacatgtgtgtaaaacttggagtcgatccgatgtgtaattttgaatttttggggattttggattttccacgtctaatttagctaataaaccaatattcaaaacgctaccgttacgtcgtcgaaggtcggatcaaaaaagtaatgcaggaattcttttcgtgtaggtctgaagatgtcgtgtgcaaagttttgtgtcaattggtcgagaaatgtgggaggagtagcgaaaaaacagttttgcggttttcgcgatttagcgaaaaatattcctagacgcaaatgggcgtggcctatgccaaaagatgcagcagactccagtgaatctgtgcgtacaagtttttgaatgtgggagattcggtgtgggagttatagccccaaacgcgtctgtccttggtatagcgccacctagt
The Gadus morhua chromosome 7, gadMor3.0, whole genome shotgun sequence DNA segment above includes these coding regions:
- the LOC115547362 gene encoding septin-8-A — its product is MISSDVEPGQGEKSARPLSLSGHVGFDGLPHQLVNKSTCQGFCFNILCIGETGIGKSTLMNTLFNTNFESAESSHFEPKVKLSAKTYDLQEGNVRLKLTIVNTVGFGDQMNKQQSYQHIVDYIDTQFESYLQEELKIKRSLHNYHDSRIHACLYFIAPSGHSLKSLDLVTMKKLDSKVNIIPVIAKADTISKSELHKFKLKIMSELVSNGVQIYQFPTDDETVSSINSAMNGILPFAVVGSTEEVKIGNKMVKARQYPWGVVQVENESHCDFVKLREMLIGVNMEDLREQTHTRHYELYRRCKLEEMGFRDTDPESKPVSLQETYEFKRQEFQGELQKREEEMRQSFVQRVKEKEMELKEKERELQGRFEQLKRLHQEEKGRLEERRRSLEDQLNGFSTKRAAAELLLQGGGYGGGGANLKKDKDRKNSGFM